A genomic region of Lachnoclostridium edouardi contains the following coding sequences:
- the trhA gene encoding PAQR family membrane homeostasis protein TrhA, with product MNFKLKDPGSAITHFIGMLLALFAAFPLLYKASAEHGSMHLTTLAIFIISMILLYAASTVYHTLDISPGFNKILRKIDHMMIFVLIAGTYTPVCLIVLDNQTGWFLLGLVWSIAAAGILIMAFWITCPKWFSSVVYISMGWVCILAITKIFKALSPSAFLWLLAGGIIYTAGGVIYALKLPIFNSRHKNFGSHEIFHLFVMGGSFCHYIMMYQFVA from the coding sequence ATGAATTTTAAGCTAAAAGATCCTGGAAGCGCCATCACACATTTTATAGGTATGCTGCTGGCTTTATTTGCCGCCTTCCCTTTACTGTACAAAGCGTCGGCTGAACATGGTTCTATGCACCTTACCACCTTGGCCATATTTATTATCAGCATGATTCTGCTTTACGCTGCCAGCACAGTTTATCATACTTTAGATATTTCTCCAGGTTTTAACAAAATTCTTAGGAAAATTGATCATATGATGATTTTTGTCCTTATAGCCGGGACATACACCCCGGTATGCCTTATTGTGCTGGACAATCAAACAGGCTGGTTTCTCCTAGGACTTGTTTGGTCCATTGCCGCAGCCGGAATTTTGATCATGGCCTTCTGGATTACCTGCCCCAAATGGTTTTCTTCCGTTGTGTACATTTCAATGGGCTGGGTATGTATTCTGGCTATTACAAAGATTTTTAAGGCCCTTTCTCCGTCGGCTTTTCTATGGCTTTTAGCCGGGGGAATTATCTACACAGCGGGAGGTGTTATTTACGCCTTAAAACTGCCGATTTTTAACTCCCGCCATAAAAACTTTGGCTCCCATGAAATTTTCCACTTGTTTGTTATGGGAGGAAGCTTCTGTCATTATATCATGATGTATCAGTTTGTGGCATAA
- a CDS encoding recombinase family protein has translation MNNRIDAIYARQSVDKKDSISIESQIEFCKYELKGGNCKEYTDKGYSGKNTDRPKFQELVRDIKRGLIAKVVVYKLDRISRSILDFANMMELFQQYNVEFVSSTEKFDTSTPMGRAMLNICIVFAQLERETIQKRVTDAYYSRSQRGFKMGGKAPYGFHTEPIKMDGINTKKLVVNPEEAANIRLMFEMYAQPTTSYGDITRYFAEQGILFNGKELIRPTLAQMLRNPVYVQADLDVYEFFKSQGTIIVNDAADFTGMNGCYLYQGRDVKPSKKNDLKDQMLVLAPHEGIVPSDIWLTCRKKLMNNMKIQSARKATHTWLAGKIKCGNCGYALMSINNPVGKQYLRCTKRLDNKSCAGCGKIITSELEAVVYQQMVKKLASYKTLTGRKKAAKANPKIAALQVELLHVDSEIEKLVDSLTGANNVLLSYVNVKIAELDGRKQELLARIAELTVEAISPEQVSQISGYLDTWDNVSFDDKRRVVDLMITTVAATSDSLNITWKI, from the coding sequence ATGAATAATCGAATAGACGCAATCTATGCAAGACAATCGGTGGACAAAAAGGACAGCATTTCCATTGAAAGCCAGATTGAATTTTGCAAATACGAGTTGAAAGGCGGTAACTGCAAGGAATACACAGACAAGGGGTACAGCGGCAAGAACACAGACCGTCCGAAGTTTCAAGAACTGGTGCGGGACATCAAGCGGGGCTTGATTGCAAAGGTCGTGGTTTACAAGCTCGACCGTATCAGCCGTTCCATTCTGGACTTTGCCAATATGATGGAGCTGTTCCAACAGTACAATGTAGAGTTTGTGTCCTCTACGGAAAAGTTTGATACCTCCACCCCGATGGGGCGGGCGATGCTGAATATCTGTATCGTGTTCGCCCAGCTTGAACGGGAAACGATACAGAAGCGGGTGACGGACGCTTATTATTCCCGCAGCCAGCGAGGCTTCAAGATGGGTGGGAAAGCCCCTTACGGCTTCCATACAGAGCCGATTAAGATGGACGGTATCAACACAAAGAAGCTGGTGGTAAACCCGGAGGAAGCGGCAAATATCCGGCTGATGTTTGAGATGTACGCCCAGCCCACAACCTCCTACGGGGACATTACCCGGTACTTTGCCGAACAGGGAATTTTATTCAACGGCAAGGAACTAATACGCCCCACGCTGGCGCAGATGTTACGCAATCCTGTCTATGTGCAGGCAGACCTTGATGTGTACGAATTTTTCAAAAGTCAAGGGACAATCATTGTCAATGACGCTGCCGATTTTACCGGCATGAATGGCTGCTATCTGTATCAAGGGCGGGATGTGAAGCCCAGCAAAAAGAACGACTTGAAAGACCAAATGCTGGTGCTGGCTCCCCATGAGGGCATTGTCCCCTCCGACATCTGGCTGACCTGCCGCAAGAAGCTGATGAACAACATGAAAATCCAGTCTGCCCGAAAAGCCACCCATACATGGCTGGCGGGAAAAATCAAGTGCGGAAACTGCGGGTATGCCCTTATGAGCATTAACAATCCTGTGGGAAAGCAATATCTCCGCTGCACAAAGCGGCTGGACAATAAAAGCTGTGCCGGGTGCGGGAAAATCATCACTTCGGAGCTGGAAGCGGTTGTTTATCAGCAGATGGTGAAGAAGCTGGCAAGCTACAAAACGCTGACGGGCAGAAAAAAAGCGGCAAAGGCAAACCCGAAAATCGCCGCCCTGCAAGTGGAACTTCTCCATGTGGACAGCGAGATTGAAAAGCTGGTGGACAGTCTGACGGGTGCAAACAATGTTCTGCTCTCCTATGTGAATGTGAAGATAGCGGAACTGGACGGACGCAAGCAGGAACTTCTGGCGAGGATAGCGGAGTTGACGGTGGAAGCCATCAGCCCGGAACAGGTCAGCCAGATTTCCGGCTACCTCGACACATGGGACAATGTATCCTTTGATGACAAGCGGCGTGTGGTGGATTTGATGATTACCACCGTTGCCGCTACAAGTGACAGCTTGAACATCACATGGAAAATCTGA
- a CDS encoding DUF3794 and LysM peptidoglycan-binding domain-containing protein, giving the protein MELLKKYIHMNQWKNKASTQLTLDDDFIVPDTMDDVDRVLLDAGEIQIESARAQGEKVNVRGKLDFRILYRKADGGLQTLAGSIPFEESVNVPGLEERDYTETAWELDDLSVGMINSRKLSVKALVTLTVQTETLRDVEAAVDIEGAGSEDGAELELQKQKVEAAAIAVRRKDTYRVKELISLSGNKPDMEHILWSEIRLRAESARPLDGKLVMEGELMVFVIYTGEGEDGPVQYLEESVPFSGELELPEALEEMIPQISMKLVHKELEAKPDYDGEMRELELDAVVELNIKLYEEEEVEILSDLYSTNREVTMEIEEACFDKILAKNACKCKIVEKIQLDNGERILQICHSEGNVKIDETEIKEDALHIEGVLEVQLLYMTSDDNEPIRSRTEMIPFHYMADAKGLTENSIYQLNSSIDQLTAVMMGGDVVEVKAVVNLDLLVLQPVCHQVISSAATQPMDVQKLQKLPGIVGYVVQPGDSLWKIAKKFHTTVDNIMETNGLTSDKIQPGDKLLLVKEIAQG; this is encoded by the coding sequence ATGGAACTGCTGAAAAAATATATTCATATGAATCAGTGGAAAAACAAGGCTTCCACCCAGCTGACTTTAGATGATGATTTTATTGTTCCGGATACCATGGATGATGTGGATAGGGTTCTTTTGGACGCCGGAGAAATACAAATTGAATCAGCCAGAGCTCAGGGAGAAAAAGTAAATGTAAGAGGAAAGCTGGATTTCCGTATATTGTACAGAAAGGCGGACGGTGGGCTGCAGACCTTGGCCGGCTCTATTCCTTTTGAAGAAAGCGTAAATGTGCCGGGGCTGGAGGAAAGAGATTATACAGAGACAGCATGGGAGCTGGATGATTTAAGCGTAGGTATGATTAATTCCAGAAAGCTGAGTGTAAAAGCTCTTGTGACTTTAACAGTTCAGACAGAGACTTTAAGAGATGTGGAAGCGGCGGTAGATATTGAAGGCGCAGGAAGCGAAGACGGAGCGGAACTGGAGCTGCAGAAACAGAAGGTGGAAGCAGCGGCGATTGCTGTCAGGAGAAAAGATACATATAGGGTAAAAGAACTGATTTCTCTGTCAGGAAATAAGCCGGATATGGAACATATTTTGTGGAGTGAGATCCGTTTAAGAGCAGAAAGCGCCAGACCGTTAGACGGCAAGCTGGTGATGGAAGGCGAACTGATGGTGTTTGTCATCTACACAGGAGAAGGGGAGGACGGCCCGGTACAGTATTTAGAGGAAAGCGTGCCATTTTCCGGAGAATTAGAGCTGCCGGAAGCTTTGGAGGAGATGATTCCTCAGATTTCCATGAAATTAGTTCACAAGGAGCTGGAGGCAAAACCAGATTACGACGGGGAGATGCGGGAGCTGGAGCTGGACGCAGTGGTGGAATTGAATATTAAGCTGTATGAAGAGGAAGAAGTAGAAATTCTCAGCGATCTCTACTCCACCAACAGAGAAGTGACTATGGAGATAGAGGAAGCCTGCTTTGACAAGATTCTGGCAAAAAATGCATGTAAGTGTAAAATTGTTGAGAAAATACAGCTGGATAATGGGGAGAGAATTCTTCAGATCTGCCACAGTGAAGGCAATGTAAAAATTGATGAGACAGAGATAAAAGAGGATGCTCTTCATATTGAAGGCGTTTTGGAGGTCCAGCTGCTTTATATGACTTCAGACGACAATGAGCCTATTAGATCCAGAACAGAAATGATTCCATTTCATTATATGGCAGATGCCAAGGGTCTGACAGAAAATAGTATTTATCAGCTGAACTCCAGCATAGATCAGCTTACAGCTGTAATGATGGGCGGAGACGTGGTGGAAGTAAAGGCAGTTGTAAATTTAGATCTGCTGGTGCTGCAGCCGGTTTGCCACCAGGTAATTTCCAGCGCAGCAACACAGCCAATGGATGTGCAGAAGCTTCAGAAGCTGCCGGGAATTGTAGGCTATGTAGTGCAGCCGGGGGATAGCTTGTGGAAAATCGCTAAGAAATTTCACACTACTGTGGATAATATTATGGAGACAAATGGACTTACAAGTGATAAAATACAGCCGGGAGATAAATTGCTGCTAGTAAAAGAGATTGCTCAAGGCTGA
- the cysE gene encoding serine O-acetyltransferase produces MIFKDIWLDIKAVQERDPAARSALEVLLLYQGIHALIWHRFAHWFYNHKMLFIARLISQIARFFTLIEIHPGAQLGRGILIDHGAGVVIGETAVVGDNCTIYQGVTLGGVGTQKGKRHPTLGNNVMVGAGAKILGAFEVGDNCNIAANAVLLKPLEDNMTAAGIPAKPIKKDGVRIPSQEPQTVTVEHYCQMKERMKELEAAVARLEKELEKR; encoded by the coding sequence ATGATTTTTAAAGATATATGGTTGGATATTAAGGCTGTACAGGAAAGAGATCCTGCGGCCCGCAGCGCGTTAGAGGTATTACTTTTATATCAAGGCATTCACGCATTAATATGGCACAGGTTTGCCCATTGGTTTTATAACCACAAAATGTTATTTATTGCCCGTCTGATTTCTCAGATCGCCCGCTTTTTTACCTTGATTGAAATTCACCCGGGAGCCCAGCTGGGCCGGGGAATTCTGATTGATCACGGCGCGGGAGTGGTAATTGGAGAAACTGCCGTGGTGGGGGATAACTGCACGATATACCAGGGCGTGACCTTAGGAGGCGTAGGCACGCAGAAAGGAAAACGCCATCCTACTTTAGGCAATAACGTAATGGTAGGGGCGGGAGCCAAAATTCTGGGAGCCTTTGAGGTGGGAGATAACTGTAATATTGCGGCCAATGCAGTGCTTTTAAAACCGCTGGAGGATAATATGACGGCGGCAGGAATTCCTGCAAAGCCGATTAAAAAGGACGGCGTCAGGATTCCCAGCCAGGAGCCTCAGACAGTGACAGTGGAACATTACTGCCAGATGAAGGAAAGAATGAAGGAGCTGGAGGCTGCCGTGGCAAGACTGGAGAAAGAGCTGGAGAAAAGATGA
- a CDS encoding AI-2E family transporter, which produces MGKPSKKQKKILLIVGITGVVYVGFKYLLPLVIPFLAAYLFAICLKPSAAWIQKNLYINLKGKKRYLPIGIIGGLEFLVILILAGVGVYFGVEKICREITLLSDNLPVWIENLDYWMTGQCHSLENAFGLEPNCLVRLVREILAGLKVKIKETAMPFLMINSMTVVSYTVKVMIVGVIIFLGTILSLQEMESLKQRRQNSIFWKEYDMIGCRLMQAGRAFVKTQGTILLLTMFLCALGLWILKNPYYIILGIFIGLLDALPVFGTGTILIPWAIIDFVRGNFASGAVLIALYLICYFMREFLEAKIMGNQMGLTPLESLVSLYVGWQLFGLLGFILGPIGLILIEDIIEAYENKEFTT; this is translated from the coding sequence ATGGGCAAACCAAGTAAGAAACAGAAGAAAATTTTATTAATAGTGGGAATTACGGGAGTTGTGTATGTAGGATTTAAATATCTGCTGCCTCTCGTAATTCCTTTTTTAGCTGCTTATTTATTTGCAATATGTTTAAAGCCATCTGCAGCGTGGATTCAAAAAAATCTTTATATTAATTTAAAAGGAAAAAAACGATATCTTCCCATTGGCATTATTGGAGGCCTGGAGTTTTTAGTCATATTAATCTTAGCAGGAGTTGGAGTTTACTTTGGCGTTGAAAAAATATGCCGGGAAATTACTTTGTTATCCGATAATCTGCCTGTTTGGATAGAAAATCTGGATTATTGGATGACAGGTCAGTGTCACAGCCTGGAAAATGCGTTTGGTTTAGAGCCAAACTGCCTGGTAAGACTAGTAAGGGAGATTTTGGCAGGTTTGAAAGTTAAAATAAAAGAAACCGCCATGCCTTTTTTAATGATAAATTCTATGACAGTTGTCAGCTATACTGTCAAGGTTATGATAGTAGGCGTGATTATATTCCTGGGAACCATTCTCTCCCTTCAGGAGATGGAAAGCTTAAAGCAAAGGCGGCAGAATTCTATTTTTTGGAAGGAATATGATATGATAGGCTGCAGGCTTATGCAGGCCGGCAGGGCTTTTGTAAAAACTCAGGGCACCATTTTGCTGCTTACAATGTTTTTATGCGCTTTAGGGCTGTGGATTTTAAAAAATCCTTATTATATTATATTGGGGATTTTTATTGGTCTTTTAGATGCCCTCCCTGTTTTTGGAACAGGAACTATTCTGATTCCCTGGGCAATCATAGATTTTGTCAGAGGGAATTTTGCAAGCGGGGCAGTGCTGATTGCTCTTTATTTAATATGCTATTTTATGAGAGAATTTTTAGAAGCAAAAATAATGGGAAACCAAATGGGGCTTACGCCTTTAGAATCCCTGGTTTCCCTGTATGTAGGATGGCAGTTGTTCGGCCTGCTGGGATTTATTTTAGGGCCTATTGGGCTGATTTTAATTGAAGATATTATAGAGGCCTATGAAAATAAGGAATTTACCACGTGA
- a CDS encoding tRNA 2-thiocytidine biosynthesis TtcA family protein, with translation MKTPCQKIESSIIKQFRKEIWRPFVKALQDYKMIEQGDRVAVCISGGKDSMLLAKCIQEILRHGNVEFQAEYLVMDPGYHPANRKMIEENARLMEIPVTIVESQIFHVVADEEKSPCYLCARMRRGCLYDSARKLGCNKIALGHHFDDVIETVLMSMLYGGQINTMMPKLHSTNFQGMELIRPLYYVKEADILAWKEFNHLRFLQCACRFTEKIREEQVLEEEVKTSKRQEMKELIQYFRRHNPNIENNIFKSTENVNLDACLGYVKNGERRHFMDEYEHK, from the coding sequence ATGAAAACCCCTTGTCAGAAAATTGAAAGCAGTATTATTAAACAATTCCGCAAAGAGATTTGGAGACCTTTTGTAAAGGCTTTACAGGATTATAAAATGATTGAACAGGGAGACAGAGTTGCCGTGTGCATATCAGGAGGCAAGGATTCTATGCTTCTTGCCAAATGTATACAGGAGATTTTACGCCACGGCAATGTAGAATTTCAGGCAGAGTATTTGGTCATGGACCCAGGATATCATCCTGCCAACAGAAAGATGATAGAGGAAAATGCCAGATTAATGGAAATCCCTGTAACTATTGTGGAATCCCAAATTTTTCATGTTGTGGCTGATGAGGAGAAGTCCCCGTGCTATCTTTGCGCCAGAATGAGAAGAGGCTGTCTTTATGACAGCGCCAGGAAATTAGGTTGTAATAAAATTGCTTTAGGCCACCATTTTGACGATGTTATAGAAACTGTGCTTATGAGTATGCTTTATGGAGGTCAGATTAATACTATGATGCCTAAGCTGCACAGTACGAATTTTCAGGGGATGGAATTAATCCGTCCCCTGTATTATGTAAAAGAAGCAGATATTCTGGCCTGGAAGGAATTTAATCACCTTAGATTTCTGCAGTGCGCCTGCAGATTTACAGAGAAGATCAGGGAAGAGCAGGTGCTGGAGGAGGAAGTGAAAACCTCAAAAAGGCAGGAGATGAAAGAGCTGATTCAGTATTTCCGCAGACATAATCCCAATATAGAAAACAATATTTTTAAAAGCACAGAGAACGTAAATCTGGATGCGTGCCTTGGTTATGTAAAAAACGGAGAGCGCCGTCACTTTATGGATGAGTATGAGCATAAATAG
- a CDS encoding RluA family pseudouridine synthase, with protein sequence MKLKVYFEDQSIIVVEKPAGIESQSAKGFGADMVSEIKKHIHKLSPSNRELYVGVIHRLDKPVQGMMVYAKTKKAAAALSKQVQQRTFTKTYEAVICGKPVDNVGKYVDYLLKDGKTNYTQVVDKSVEGCKRAELSYQVLGSKEIQGQVYSLVRIQLLTGRHHQIRVQFASRGLPLAGDQKYGKMENNGGESSYIIGNQKRGLKETVALCSTGLSFYHPVSGKKMEFQEKPEGKAFSFFD encoded by the coding sequence ATGAAATTAAAAGTTTATTTTGAAGATCAAAGTATAATAGTTGTGGAAAAACCTGCAGGTATAGAATCTCAGTCAGCAAAGGGATTTGGAGCGGATATGGTAAGTGAAATTAAAAAACATATCCACAAATTATCCCCCTCAAATAGGGAGCTTTATGTGGGAGTTATCCACAGACTTGACAAGCCCGTTCAGGGCATGATGGTGTATGCCAAAACGAAAAAAGCAGCGGCAGCTTTAAGTAAACAGGTACAGCAGAGAACTTTTACAAAAACATATGAAGCAGTGATATGTGGAAAACCTGTGGATAATGTGGGTAAGTATGTGGATTATTTGTTGAAGGATGGAAAAACTAATTATACACAAGTTGTGGATAAGTCGGTGGAAGGCTGCAAGAGAGCAGAACTTAGCTATCAGGTTCTAGGCAGTAAAGAGATCCAGGGACAAGTCTACTCTTTAGTGAGAATACAGCTGCTTACAGGGCGTCATCATCAGATTAGAGTTCAATTTGCTTCCCGCGGTCTGCCCTTGGCAGGGGATCAAAAATATGGAAAAATGGAAAATAATGGAGGAGAATCTTCCTATATAATAGGGAACCAGAAAAGAGGCTTAAAAGAAACAGTAGCTCTGTGCTCCACAGGCTTATCTTTCTATCACCCTGTCTCTGGAAAGAAAATGGAGTTCCAGGAAAAGCCAGAGGGAAAAGCATTTTCATTTTTTGATTAA
- a CDS encoding RNA polymerase sigma factor codes for MDKCAFEEAYKSVYREMFYFALYTLGRRLDAEDAVSEAVADAWQNKEKLRREESFKPWIFSILTIKCKRKLKEYTDQTVELNEEIFSQNKEEAWNVEEQQDVRNAFSKLGGQERMIISLSVFGGYNSQEIGKILFLKSATVRSKLARALNKMERELEG; via the coding sequence ATGGATAAATGTGCATTTGAGGAGGCTTATAAAAGTGTATACAGAGAAATGTTTTATTTTGCATTATATACTTTGGGAAGAAGGCTGGATGCAGAGGACGCTGTAAGCGAGGCAGTAGCAGATGCATGGCAGAATAAGGAAAAATTAAGAAGGGAAGAGTCTTTTAAACCCTGGATTTTTTCTATTCTCACAATAAAATGCAAGAGAAAGCTGAAGGAATACACAGATCAGACAGTAGAATTAAATGAGGAGATTTTTAGTCAGAATAAGGAAGAAGCCTGGAATGTAGAAGAACAACAGGATGTAAGAAATGCATTTTCAAAGTTAGGCGGTCAGGAAAGAATGATTATTTCCCTATCTGTTTTTGGCGGTTACAACAGCCAGGAGATTGGAAAAATCTTATTTTTAAAGTCTGCCACAGTCCGGTCAAAGCTTGCCAGAGCGCTTAATAAAATGGAGAGAGAGCTGGAAGGATAG
- a CDS encoding GIY-YIG nuclease family protein encodes MNYTYMVECADKTFYCGWTNHLEKRMKAHNSGKGAKYTKSRRPVALVYYEMYETKEEAMKREAAIKKMSRRQKELLICSKKEMVNKSSDFSVINNKCRDKSLI; translated from the coding sequence ATGAATTATACATACATGGTGGAGTGCGCTGATAAAACCTTTTATTGCGGCTGGACAAACCATCTGGAGAAGAGAATGAAGGCCCATAACAGCGGAAAGGGAGCCAAATATACAAAAAGCAGAAGACCAGTAGCCTTAGTTTATTATGAAATGTATGAGACAAAGGAAGAGGCCATGAAGCGGGAGGCGGCAATTAAAAAAATGAGCCGCCGGCAGAAGGAGCTTTTAATCTGCTCTAAAAAAGAGATGGTTAATAAATCCAGTGATTTTTCTGTAATAAATAATAAATGCCGGGATAAGTCCTTAATATAA
- a CDS encoding beta-propeller domain-containing protein yields the protein MKQNELLEKIRKSADNIPVPHKLSPDHILDGLEDVAKEKKSKKRPYWLRYGGVAAAAGLALFVTLGILSGQSSRNISRESRSSYAAESYEDIYKEIRKIEKQRKEELAAAGGEMVEETAAGAETGAETCVETEISKGTGDYSQTNIQVQGVDEGDIVKTDGSYIYSLDPGEGCLTIVAADKEKLKKESQIQGILEENGSSEFGIVQEFYIWENKLSVLATNGETTAAVTYDISDKARPVKIGKVIQEGQYLSSRRSGDYLYVFTERWTYEKPRKMKEYIPEINGEIMAYQDIYLPDHVDHTSFLICSSIDLNAPSETTDQKAVMARGDNLYVSTDNIYISAEKYDYQASQYNYTELIRFSYNDGKIVYQAHGLIDGTMLNQFSMDEKDGFLRLVATLHYSKGESTNSLYILDPQLEVVGKIENLAPGERIYSARFMGNTGYFVTYRETDPLFSADLSDPQNPVILGQLKIPGFSQYLHFWSQDLLFGLGQEYGLPEEGGNFKGLKMSMFDISKPADVKEIDKLVVKEYENTPAWYSHKAILISPEKNLIGFAVNKYLPDRTWSNEYVIYGYDKNNGFYKKAELPCSQGENIQFVRGLYIGDYFYVTGRREIQAFTGQDFQKCGSLTW from the coding sequence ATGAAACAGAATGAACTGTTGGAGAAAATCAGAAAATCAGCAGACAATATTCCTGTTCCTCATAAGCTGAGTCCTGATCATATTCTGGACGGTTTAGAGGATGTGGCTAAGGAGAAAAAATCTAAAAAAAGGCCGTATTGGCTAAGGTACGGAGGAGTTGCAGCTGCAGCAGGCCTGGCTTTATTTGTGACGTTGGGAATTCTTTCTGGACAGAGTTCCAGGAATATAAGCAGAGAGAGCAGAAGCTCCTATGCGGCAGAAAGCTACGAGGATATTTATAAAGAAATTAGAAAGATTGAGAAGCAAAGGAAGGAAGAACTTGCCGCAGCGGGCGGAGAAATGGTAGAGGAAACTGCAGCAGGTGCGGAGACAGGCGCAGAGACATGCGTAGAGACTGAAATAAGTAAAGGCACAGGAGACTACTCTCAGACAAATATTCAGGTGCAGGGCGTTGACGAGGGAGATATTGTAAAAACAGACGGCTCGTATATTTATAGCTTAGATCCTGGAGAGGGGTGTCTTACTATTGTGGCGGCAGACAAGGAAAAATTAAAGAAGGAAAGCCAGATTCAGGGAATTCTGGAGGAGAATGGAAGCAGTGAATTTGGAATTGTTCAGGAATTTTATATCTGGGAAAATAAGCTTTCTGTGCTGGCCACTAATGGAGAAACTACAGCTGCAGTAACTTACGATATTTCTGACAAGGCCAGGCCTGTAAAAATCGGGAAGGTGATACAGGAGGGCCAGTATTTAAGCTCCCGCAGATCAGGAGATTATTTATATGTGTTTACTGAGCGCTGGACTTATGAAAAGCCCAGAAAAATGAAGGAATATATTCCGGAAATAAACGGGGAAATAATGGCATACCAGGACATTTATTTGCCGGATCATGTAGATCATACTTCATTTTTAATATGTTCTTCTATAGATTTAAATGCGCCTTCAGAGACCACAGATCAAAAAGCAGTTATGGCAAGGGGAGATAATCTTTATGTAAGTACTGACAATATTTACATTTCTGCTGAAAAATATGATTATCAAGCTTCCCAGTACAATTACACAGAGCTAATAAGATTTTCCTATAATGACGGGAAAATTGTTTATCAGGCTCACGGGTTAATAGACGGAACAATGCTGAATCAGTTTTCTATGGATGAAAAGGACGGATTTCTCCGCCTTGTGGCAACCTTACATTATTCTAAGGGAGAATCTACAAATTCCTTGTATATCCTGGATCCGCAGCTTGAGGTTGTAGGAAAAATCGAGAATCTGGCTCCTGGAGAAAGGATTTATTCCGCCAGATTTATGGGGAATACAGGCTATTTTGTCACATACCGGGAAACAGATCCCTTATTTTCAGCAGATTTGTCAGATCCTCAAAACCCTGTGATTTTAGGACAGTTAAAAATCCCCGGATTTTCTCAATACCTTCATTTTTGGAGTCAGGATCTTTTATTCGGCTTAGGCCAGGAGTATGGGCTGCCGGAAGAGGGAGGGAATTTTAAGGGACTAAAAATGTCTATGTTTGATATTTCCAAACCGGCTGATGTAAAGGAAATAGATAAGCTGGTGGTAAAGGAATACGAAAACACGCCGGCCTGGTATTCTCATAAAGCCATATTAATCAGCCCTGAAAAAAACTTAATTGGATTTGCAGTTAACAAATATCTGCCTGACAGAACCTGGAGCAATGAGTATGTAATCTATGGCTATGATAAAAATAACGGCTTTTATAAAAAGGCAGAGCTGCCATGCAGTCAGGGAGAAAATATTCAATTTGTAAGAGGCCTTTATATAGGAGATTACTTTTATGTAACAGGAAGAAGGGAAATTCAGGCTTTTACAGGGCAAGATTTTCAAAAATGCGGCAGCCTTACATGGTAA